GCTGGTACCAGTACGATCCGGCCGTGCGCATCTGGCTCGACGGCTTCCTCGACCATTGGCTGAAAGAGCCGGCCGACCAAGGTCTCATCGCGTGACTCGCAGTGTCATCGTCATCGGCGCCGGCATGGTCGGCGTCTCCTGCGCGCTCGCGCTGCAGAAGCGCGGGCTCAAGGTGACGCTGATCGACCGGCGCGAGCCCGGCCGCGAGACCTCCTATGGCAATGCCGGCGTGATCAGCCGCTCCTCGATCATGCCGCTCAACAATCCCGGCCTGTGGAAGAACCTGCCGAAATACCTCGGCAACCGGCATGCGGCCGTGCGCTATCGGCTCGGCCATCTCCTTGGCAATCCCGGCTGGATCCTCGGCTTCCTCAACGAGGCCAAGCCGAACCGGCTTAGCCACCGCGTCGCCGCGCTGGAGAGCCTGGTCACGCCCGCCTTGCCTCTGCACAAGCGCCTGATGACCGAAGCCGGCATCGCCTGGCGCCTGCGCGACACTGGTTTCCTCGAACTCTGGCGCAGCGAAGCCGGGGTAGCCGCAGCCGCGGCACGCCGGACCTTCCTCGAGAATCATGGCGTGCGCGTCGAGGCGCTCGACCGCCAGGCGCTCTCGGCGCTGGAGCCGAGCCTCAACCCGATCTTCTCGGGGGCGCTGCTGCACAAGGACAGCGCCTCGGTCGATTGGCCGGGCGCGGTGGTCGAAGCCTATGCGGCGCTGTTCGCCGCCCGCGGCGGCACCATCCTGCGCGACGAAGTGACCGCACTGTCGAAGCAGGGCGATGGCTGGCGCGCCACCGGCAAGAACACGCATTACGAAGCCGATCTCGCGGTCGTCGCGCTCGGCCCCTGGAGCGCCGATCTGCTCCGACCGCTCGGGCTCAAGGTCCCGCTCAATGTCGAGCGCGGCTATCACCGGCACTACAAGCCGGCGCAGGGGCGTTTCCTGAACCGCCCGATCTACGATGTCGAAGCGTCCTACATGCTGGCACCGATGGAACTGGGCCTGCGCCTGACCAGCGGCGTCGAGCTCGCCCATCGCGATGCGCCCGACGACCATGCCCAGATCGAGCAGGTGCTGCCGCGGGCGCGCGAGGCCTTTCCACTGACCGAACCGGCTGAGGAGACGACCTGGCGCGGCTCGCGCCCAACCTTGCCGGATTCACTGCCGATGATCGGCGAGGCGCCGCGCCATCCCGGCCTCTGGCTCGCCTTCGGTAATCAGCATATCGGCTTCTCGACCGGGCCCGTGACGGGGGAGATCCTCGCCGCGATGGTCTGCGGCGAGCAGGCTCCGGCCGACCCGGCGCCTTTCGCGCCGGACCGCTACCTGTCCTAGTCGTCATACCGGCGCAGTCGGCCGCGCCGGGTCGCTTGTGACAGTTTTCGCCACGCTGTCACCGAGGCCGGACCAGTTGACCCTGGCGGTCGCCAGCATCAGCGTCGCCAGCGCGACGAAGGCGCCGATCGCCCCAGCGAGCAGGGCGAAATCCTCGGATTTCAAGAGCGCGTAGACCAGCCCGTAGCCGGTGGCGAGGATCAGCCCCAAGACGGCGCCGCGCGCAAAACTGCGCAGGACGAGGCCTATGTAGAGCGCGATCAGCGCCGTCGTCGCCGCTGCCGCGACGAGATAAGCGGTGAGGAAGCCGAGATGCTCCGCCAGCGACAGCAGCAGCACGTAGAACAGCACCAGCGCGAAGCCGACGAGGGTGTACTGGACGGCATGGAGGTTGTCGCGCGCCACTAGTTCCAGCCCGAATACGGCAAGGAAGACCGCGCCGACGAACAGGATCGCGTATTTGATGGCGCGATCGACCAGCTGGTAGAGATCGACCGGCTGGTAGAAGCGCGCGCCGACGCCGCCATTGAGGAAGGTTGCATCGGCACGCCGGTTGTCATGGCTGAAGGCGAGCGGCAGGTTGCGCGCCAGATGCGAGACCCGCCATGAGGCCGAGAAGCCGTTGGCGTCGATGACCCGGTCATCCGGCAGATGCGCGCCGGAGAAGCTCGGATGCTCCCAGTTAGAGCTCATCCGGATCGCGCTGTTCTTGGCCAATGGCACGATCGACAGGCTGCGCGAGCCGTTGAGGTCGAGCCCGATCTCGACCGAAAGCGGCTTGATCAGATCGACATCGCGCAAGGCGGCATGGATGCCGCTGCCCTCGCGGAGGCCGGCGCCGAATGTTGGCTCGAACTCGATGGCCGCACCGTCACGAATCTGCGCCGTGGCGCGGTTCTTCAGGCCGCGGACATCGGCGACCCCAACGGCGAGCACTGCCTCGTTCCAGAGCGGCTGTACCGCGTCGGACGTAATCGCCTTGAAATCGGGTGGCAGGAAGCGCGCGTTCAGCGCGACCTTGCTGCGATAGACCGGCACGTCGAAGATCGAACGCCGCCGGATTTCGGTTTGCGCCTCTGAGCTGGCCTGGAGGTCGTCCGGCAGGAAGACCGCGACCTCGCGCGTCGGCGCGGCATTAGCGATCTTGGGCGGCACCAGATAGGGCACCATCAGCACCGGCCCGCCGACGATCTGCTCGCGGCCCCAGGCCTCGCCGATCTCGCGCGCTGCCTGGCTGGCGGTGGCCGAGCGCTCGCTGCGCAGCCCGGAGACGAACATCAACGGGATCAGCAGCAATAGCGCCAAAAAGCCGATGACGAAGAACTTCAGGCCCGGACTGCGCCCGAACCGTCTCGGCGTGATGCCGAGGGATAGGAGCGGAGGTTCAGGCTTGCTCTCGTTCTGTTGCTCTTGCTCTTGCGACATGATTCGCCCTCATGCAGTGACTTAGCGTCACCAGGAGAGCGCGGCGTCTTGTCGCGGGCGTGATCGAGTGAAGGCCGAAAGCGGCGGAATCGGCGGCGGAATTGAGGTGAAGATTCAAGCCTCGCCGAGGCTCGTGCGTCATTCTCGGGCGGAGCGAAACGCAGGCCCGAGAATCTCATGACGAGAAGGCGCTGACCGGAACCTCCTCCGGCCTGAGATGCTCGGGTCAAGCCCGAGCATGACGCGCTGCCCTCCGGCCGCGCAGCAGGCTCAGACTTGCCTCGTCACCATCATCATCTTCACTTCCGCGATCGCCTTGGCCGGATTGAGGCCCTTGGGGCAGGCGTTGGCGCAGTTCATGATGGTGTGGCAACGATAGAGCCGGAACGGGTCCTCGAGATCATCGAGGCGCTCGCCAGTGGCTTCGTCGCGGCTGTCGATCAGCCAGCGAT
This sequence is a window from Bosea vestrisii. Protein-coding genes within it:
- a CDS encoding NAD(P)/FAD-dependent oxidoreductase, which gives rise to MTRSVIVIGAGMVGVSCALALQKRGLKVTLIDRREPGRETSYGNAGVISRSSIMPLNNPGLWKNLPKYLGNRHAAVRYRLGHLLGNPGWILGFLNEAKPNRLSHRVAALESLVTPALPLHKRLMTEAGIAWRLRDTGFLELWRSEAGVAAAAARRTFLENHGVRVEALDRQALSALEPSLNPIFSGALLHKDSASVDWPGAVVEAYAALFAARGGTILRDEVTALSKQGDGWRATGKNTHYEADLAVVALGPWSADLLRPLGLKVPLNVERGYHRHYKPAQGRFLNRPIYDVEASYMLAPMELGLRLTSGVELAHRDAPDDHAQIEQVLPRAREAFPLTEPAEETTWRGSRPTLPDSLPMIGEAPRHPGLWLAFGNQHIGFSTGPVTGEILAAMVCGEQAPADPAPFAPDRYLS
- the creD gene encoding cell envelope integrity protein CreD; the protein is MSQEQEQQNESKPEPPLLSLGITPRRFGRSPGLKFFVIGFLALLLLIPLMFVSGLRSERSATASQAAREIGEAWGREQIVGGPVLMVPYLVPPKIANAAPTREVAVFLPDDLQASSEAQTEIRRRSIFDVPVYRSKVALNARFLPPDFKAITSDAVQPLWNEAVLAVGVADVRGLKNRATAQIRDGAAIEFEPTFGAGLREGSGIHAALRDVDLIKPLSVEIGLDLNGSRSLSIVPLAKNSAIRMSSNWEHPSFSGAHLPDDRVIDANGFSASWRVSHLARNLPLAFSHDNRRADATFLNGGVGARFYQPVDLYQLVDRAIKYAILFVGAVFLAVFGLELVARDNLHAVQYTLVGFALVLFYVLLLSLAEHLGFLTAYLVAAAATTALIALYIGLVLRSFARGAVLGLILATGYGLVYALLKSEDFALLAGAIGAFVALATLMLATARVNWSGLGDSVAKTVTSDPARPTAPV